The Argiope bruennichi chromosome X2, qqArgBrue1.1, whole genome shotgun sequence sequence AAGTACTATGGATACCTCACAGTATCCTACTCTTTATATAAAACCTCTTACAACAATTAACTATAATGATTTCTGCACAATTCAACACATTTTAGAAGAAACTCTCTTATCATTAACACAAACAGTGTttcaacacaaataaaaatatatatatgcatttctcagcacttaaaaatatatgtataagtaAATCCCATTTCCAAAAGATATAGCAATTTAAATTACGTCCTCATTATTGCTTTATAAATACAAGCATGAATGTCACACTTGGAGGCATTTCAACATAAGCATCACATTTTACAGTTACTTGTCAAATGCAGCTAAATTCAAGACATGTGAGATCCATCCTGATTGTTTTCTTGGGAGTGAAGTCTAGACATAGATTCAAAGCTTTGAGAACCTGAAtctttgctataaaatatttaataactttaatacactaattttaaagcattataaaattaaattacaaacataaaaataataaagatatgaaaaagcTGATTATTGCTTCTGTCACAATTCAAATgatataattatgaaacaaaacaaaatttagagAGCTGTTAAAATGTTGGTTTAAATTTAGCTACATCACTGgcttatgaaaaataaagttatggCTTGATGGTCATTTACTACATAAAGCAGAGAAATATCATAGGCAAAATATATTGCACcgagtgaaaaatattttagtcctccaacttaaatatcaaattcattttaaaattattactaaaattacttCACGAGATTAAATTCCATAAAACATATTcactgaatttaaagaaataatataaaacaaatcggatttagaaaataattcactGAGCTGCTTTAAACTGGATCTAGAAAAGGAATCAATAtaccgtattttaaatttatggtattttcaaataaaaaatttccaacaaaagTTAAAGCAttcacaattaataaaaaagaatacaaaggCATGATTCTCCAAAGTTATGAACTTCCCAGCCTTGGAGAGCAGATTTCCCTTTTAAGTATCTcaaacaaataatcattttattgaaaaaaaaatctttagaattaagttaattaaaaattaaaagttggaTATTACAAACAGctacaattaatataacaatgttttataaaaaatggaagatatacaaaaaatttaataagcatttcTGAAATCTGAATAATCAAAGAATATAAGTATACACAAATTATTTATaaccttaaataatttatttataacccttaaggttaaattaaattaatataacctTAAATATTTGTTAGCATGCACATGGAATTAAGGAATGGACTAATTCATCGGccaaatattttctatcaaatttctcatcattaaacaaattaaagaatGCTTACCACAGGATGCTACTTAAAGACACCaaagataaaagattaaataaatctgCAAAAGCATTACATAATAATGCAAGTTCCATAACAAGCTTTCGTTGTCTACTAATAAGAGTATCAAAATACTAATATACTAATAAGACTATCAAAACATTTCGTTCACAATCTGTTAAgcattggacaaaaaaaaaaaaaaaaattacagttatataaaaacaaagattgtttatatatatatatatataagcattttttgaaaaattaacaaatgagtTCACATAATCTGACGAGTTatgttttttcaacaaaaatgaatGCAGATGCTACAATAGTTTTTCTGATTTTCAGTGACTCAAATTTGGCTCTTCTGTATTATAGAACAGGAGATAAATCTTAAAAGTAAAACTAATGCTTCCAATATATTTACATTGCcttaattttaagacaatttttatcattgctttctgttaaatgcttaattttagaagatggttttttttcccttttttttgcTACAAAATCTTGTTCTATATAGTCctagttttattccaaataaacaCAAATGggatgtattaaataaataactcacTTTGTGCTTTTTTTAATGCACAACCAATAACTtcccaaaaattgaaaatagtaaaactgCATAATGTCATTCTTGTCATGAAAGAAAATATCTAGACAATGAATTGTCCTTCAATTAATTcatgataaaatgaaaagaaacaacaTGCATGATTTTagaatgggaaaaaatatctctaaacaTTTTGCATCTAAAAAATGATTGATAGAAACAGGATAaagcttataataaataaatacaatatagtATTCATTTTTTACTAACCTTTCTCCAACTGTAAATATTGGTCTACCACTTCCTATCAAGTTATTTTCTCTTGAACACTGTATTCTCTCTTTTTCAAAGATATCAGCTGGGTCATAATGGAATGCATTTGATCTCTGCAAAATGGCATTTGATGATGCCACTGTCTTTAGATCGGCTGAAGGAATACTTCTAAGAGACcctaaatgaatattataaccACTTCTTTGATTGCAGAAAATTGGTATGTTTGTGATGGACCCTAGTTAAATtcataacaaaagaaaaacaatcagTTTCATTCTGGATACCTATTTTAAAAAAGACAAGACATGAAGtacaaaaaggaaacaaaatttagtttaaaacagGGCTGCCACCCAAATCTGGGGGGGGgatccctgtgttttccctgCACATGTATGCAATATCAGAGGAAATGCACCAATAGAACTTATAtgctagttataatggaataacAATACTCCATAGTTTCAATTAGTGGGAAAGACAGGGGAGGAGGCAATAATTTAACATTACtcaaaaaaatagcatatttaaagAATGTTGATTTTggcataaagaaaaaataatgtctcTTTATTTATTAGCTAGAATTTAACAAGACAATATTCACATATAAAGGGGGTATATTGATCACCTTTGATgttctttaaatgtaaataatacaaaattaaggactccgatgaaataaaacacaaaatatcattttaaaaatcatgatacAAACCAtgtaatgattacttaacaaaaaccattacaaatcaaaataactttatttatttattttggataattcatataTTTGGCAGTAACTTTTGCGATTTCAGCAGATTTTCCAGTcactagtttaatttttttcttttgtatcaaTTTCATTTGCAATGTTGTTTTGCATTTGTTGAACTCCTTTTCTTTTCCCTTAACTTTTTTTCTGCTCTTCAAAGCTTCATAATACCTTGCAAGCACTCCTTTGTATATTGaagcaaatcttttgaaataGGAACATTTAAAGCACCTCCATAAAAGTTTATATCATACACAGTTATAGACTAATTAAAGAATCTTCAATCAGATTTTCAACAAGCATATTCCGGTTGATACTAAATCCATTTTCTACAGTTGCATTGCCATTTGACAACaccagaattatttttacaacttccCAAAAATCAGTAAATCTTTGgacttcaaaatattagaatagagaccatcaaaacaaattttttcataaaatgaacgAAGCTGTTCTTTCCATtcacatttcagttttttttagcaaaatttcaaattagtctTTGTAGGTTCTGAGCACTAGAAGACATTTGTGCTTTGGAATAAAGAAGTTGAAATAAATCAATCATTTGTTTTTCACATATAAtgcattttcttcaataaatgtgaatttaaacaAGACATAGTCttcaaaacatcaaaatttttggacatgcactcaaatatttttttatagtattctttCCAAAATTCAAACACTCTACTAAAAAGCCTCTTTATTCAGTAACCTCTCTAATAATAAAGTAACTTGTAGCCACTATTCCAATTTCGGTATTTTTTCTCAAATCCAGATTTTTAGTATCATTAACCTCTACCAAAAATAAGCTGtgtaatgtttttgtttcttcgATTATGCATCTTctgacaatgttttttttttattaactgtttaacaagaatgaaaacattttcctACAAGAAAGACACCATTGGTTCAGTTGTCtcactttttttaagaaatgactgAAGAACATAAACAATATAagagaatctaaattttaaaaatcaacttatcTTAACAAGCATTTATTACATTACCCCTCGTGGCAAATccaggaaaagtttttttttaaattgaaatctgtgtatttctttaagttatttaaaaccTTTAGAGTACTTTCGCAAACGATGATATTTTCTACTCAATAAAACCTTCAATCCAAATTCAGAAGAACCAGCAGCTTCTAGGAGATCGTCATGCCAAGTTGGatcatctttaaatattctatacattgcTCTTAGAATAACAAATACTTTCCATTGATGCACTGAGACGCTCCACAGATTATGTGTAGTCCAAAGTTActtagatctaaaattttatagtcattttcacacgaaaatttttctttggcgcatttaaaaatttttaaatttccatttggcCCATCCAtactaatttgtaaaagtaactgtatgtccaaatttgatataacttctttaaaattctcaaatagtTCTTGAGCAGAAGTGTGccttaaaaatactgaaattcaatACCTTGTGAGACTATTGGTTGATTCACACCAATATCTTAAAATAAGATCCATTTGCTATCTTTGTGAAATGAACGGTTCAAAACatcatcaaagcatattatgaatttttaattgtttaaagattGCTTAAGAGAATGTAGCAAAAATGGAACTAATCCGTACAAATGATGTACTACATTTTTTGACTATTCCACTATCAACGAACATATgcgaaaatatttccgatatctCATTGAAAGCATTAACAGATGAATGTGACGCAAAAGGTTTTAATGAGCATAAaagttcagctttaaattattgttcttgaattaaaaagttcgaaatcggcTTATTTTCGGACTTGACATATCTTCTGTATTCCTTTCAGATACAAAGTTCAATAtcaattatgactttttttaactTGCGCgcaattttatatgttttcctcttttaacacaACTAGCAAGTGCTTTTCCCCTCATATTACTTAAgattattatcttcttacaaagcagTATGCAGAAAATGGGATTTTGTGGAACTTCTTTAAACCATTAAGCAAAGTCaagattgatatttttatctattcaatCCGTATAAAATACGGATTTTAAGCAActcattgtttgaaaatttttaatctattctaaataagctcacaatttcttaaataataaaaaaaccattcaataaactaaAGTGTTAGTGACTAAATACTACAGATTTATACTGCAGATTTCATGTTGCTCTTCCTGGCaggaaaatttattctattctttcacgCAGCTACTGCTATCTTGTGCATGCTCCTCTTCAATCCAGGAATCTCATGCAAAAAGAACTGTTTTTCAAATCGAAATTAGACTGATCTATacaggggaagaaaaaaaaaaaggcaagcgAGTAAAAAAAGGGGCGAATTTTCACGATTACACAGTTACGAACGGTATTTCGTTTTTGGAGCTATGactaagatattttattcttgcaATACTTAAAAATCGGCATTtttggatggaaaaaaaaaaaaaaaaaaaccctaaggaaattaaaattttctgtactgtccctatttttatggaaattttcaaatttctttacattttccctgatgtttaaattatttttaaattccctgtgtttCCCGGTTCTGTCACTTTCGTAGCAACCCTGGAAAagcacagaaaaaataattatgtacttttcaagccttttttaagttattgataaATGTTAGTAGGAAaagtaaaatctaattttgaatacttaaaattatGCTTGTTTCTTCAAAATTGTTTAGGTAGCTATGTTTACCATGTACACGAATatcataatttgcatttatttctaagattcaattaataaaatattataaaaaataggaTAATTTTTTCTTGTGACTGAAGCAGAATTTTTATGCTTCTCATTAATGCAATACTCATACATCAACCACTTTCCTATTTGATGTGATTTGCCTGGCTACTAAATTACTagtgatttcaatattttctatatcCTTGCATATTTCTGTTTTCTAGAAACAACCAATGatcgttttaaattaatatcactaCTTCCATAAGTGCCATTAGTCTCAGTCTAATATTGAGgaccaaatattaaaattgtattcatgAAACCTTCCAAAGTATTTATGGAAATGGAACTCTCAACTCAATGGAAAAAGTCAATTTCGcgcatgtaaattatttttatctgagaAAAAGGCATTATTTGATGGGAATTACCTGCATTTTCTGCCCTTTctaatgtttgataaaataataatagtaagcaTAACTAAATTTCCATCTAAGTACGTACtgatattctttctttaataCAACATCTAAATTTCATACATGCGATTTTGGCATTGCAATGGAATGCCATCTTACACAGAAAACATGGCAAACATTTGAATCAATCTAATATCTTTCTGAAAAAACTAAACAAGAAAATACAGACAGAGATAAGAAGAGCTtcagaaattaaaactataagctaGACGTTTAATAGATTACcattattgaattaaatcaagataaacaaaactagtactaattaattgaataaaaaagtgaagtaattaaagaaaatagaatgaaacagaaatgatggcaaaaaaaatatttttaataggttatatataataatgatttctgCTTTTTAAAGTGCAACTTCACAGTACAATTCTGATAACATTTAATCCTTAATCACGAACAATAAATAAAGTTAAcatccttttctttaaaaaaaatcaaaacagttgcaacaaatattttaaaaatctgcagaaattgtaAATATAGTGTAATATTAAAGGCTaatatttaaagagttaaaaaatacatgcattgttagaaaataagaaaacgatCATTTCCTGAATCAGCAAATTTTGCcattagaattatatttcttgcagaaaaaattcaaaatttactatgGAAAATAGttgcaatcaaaattaaataagttttcagCATCAGATCTTTAAGGAAAAATCCAAATTACCAGTGAAAAACTTATTGTCTAAAGCAGAATGTTaatgaatgtttcatttaaaggatttttctCCAAAGTACACTCAATGACAATGAAAatagatcattttaaaattgcatgcaGTTAATTATTTGCtaagataaacaaaaatatattttttctgaaatatcaaagtttaataataatgataaaaaaaatatttgtatttcattgttACTTTTATACACAAGTTTCTTTTAAAGGAagcattacaattaaaaattaaaatatggtcTGCTTAGttataagttaaaagaaaatttagaatcttACCATCATCAGTTGATTGATCACACTGAGCAAAAGATAAGTAACCAGACTGATAAAGAGAAAATGTATCATCTTGACACGGAGAGCTTCTAGAGGGACAATTATTGAATGATGGAAAGTTACTGAGATGAGTAGAAGGAAGAGGAGCAAGAAAAAGAGTGGCAGAATTGTGAACTAGATGCTGAACTAGGAGTAAAGAAGAAAGGAGAAAACGAGCAAAATGTGGAATCATATGAATTAgtgaataattatacaattttacaaaatttaagcaatatataaaacaacttttaaattaacTATGAAGAATGACTTAAAACCACAACAAATATGAAacctgtttaaaattattaatcattcatgaaaaaaaattacttgcgaataacttatatataatatgaatttagtTTCTTTGAAAGGTCGTACCTCTCTAATATGCTAAATTCATGATCAATTCTGATGTCATATTATACATTAATCAAAGTATAATTAACTGCCACAAAGCAACATATAATATTTGCATGGAAATAACTAAAGTGTAAGTATTATTTCCAAGAAAGGAAAATCTAGGGCTggtataataaaagtttattatatagaaataataataaaagtaatactagataataaaataataataaaagtttaactaGATTCTTCCCCTTTCACAAACACTCAAGTTTTTATAGAGAGAATTTTCCCCTTAAggagtttcattttctaaaattctgcAGATACTTCCCATACTAAACTTCAATAAATCAAAAGGTGAGGAAAACGTCATCCTGCaattaccaaataaatatttacagtttcACATCTGTGTAGTTATTgttttactcatattttaaattagatttctttCATCTGAAGTTCCATAATGCAACTGGTTTTTAATCATAGATAGCAAATTTATTATACCTTATTTTCCAAATcttcataacaaaataatataacatataataataacgATTCAGTCATAATGGATTCAATATGCATAAGTAACGTGTAATTGGAAATCCTTTTAATTTGTATCAGTGAAAAAGATGGAAGGAACAAAGCTTAAACACTTGCTATAACACCATTACTCTgctattatatgttttattatattgataagtattgttaataaattttatgaactgATAATTGTCGTTTATCAGCTCATAAATCAGTTTATCAGCTTTATACCttcttaaagcattaaaaaaagagagttaaaaattaaaatgaggcaacaaatttcagttttacttccacagttttactttttttattattcctcaGGGATTACAAAATCCAAAAGTACTATATCCATGAAAAActcatttacttttcaaatgtgTTACTGCATTGGAGAGAGTTCATTTGATCATTAGTTATAAACCAATACCAAACATATTCGGAACTATTCAAAAGCAGATAGCTAATGatcacatcatttttttaatcagttcttcagttttaaaaaattataatggatttTTTCCCTTAGTTTGAATTTATCCAAACCCAAACTTTTGATTTCTTATATATCtctataaatatacaatttaataaatcggattttcatataaatatatagaaaagcaAAAGTGGATTTagataatttcagaataaaaaaataaaaatccagcataattttttaattttatttttttgatatagcGTCTATTCAATCTTGTATGAAAGCGTAGTTATCAATATGcatcaaaatcatttattttttaaatacagattaaataaatcattgtaaaaaagcaatgaaatattaGGCTGTGCTTAAAATGACAATTCACACACAATTATAGCAATTtacgaattataaataattaatccaTACTTACTTGCAGAAACGCCTGTTTCTAAAACAGATAAAGTTTCATCATCAGTAATATTTCCTTCACTATTTCTTCTGGCAACTCTGGGTGTaactgaaagaaagaaagttatttaaaattattaagtaattacatttagttatttaaatcGCACTTGtttgtcttgaaataaaattttgatctacGTATCGTTATTAATATCAATGGACAGCATCAAAATTACCTCACATTTAAGTAATTACTGAAATAAAGAGACATATTTACCACTAGTGGGAGTTGTAACACTCATTGATGTTCCAAGAATAGCCTCTAACTGCCTAATACCTGGATTATTGACAATCGGAAATCCACATAGCATTTCTATTTCTTTCCACCGGCTAAGTCTTTCTTGTAGATCTTTGGTTACTTCTGACAAAGCAGTCCTTTAAAAAAAGTCATcgcgaaattaaaaattataattattgtggAAAATAACTACTCaaactgatatataaaaaatattatttataaaaaatgttaaaaagaatcttgtgtaaaaaaactttaaaatatatactcgAATAAAGTATaacaatgatattatttaaatgcgAAAGGTAGAGAGTAAGACAAATGTTCCCAACTAAATGAACAACggctttaacccttaactggggacgtgcggtctgtgagaccgctagcaatggattttcggtcaccctattctatttttagctcaactGAATGGATTGactctgtagcttcctgttttgtgaccttcaataaacgtgcactttttcaaccgatttcagcggatgcgttttaaaataattcagttatttatttgagcgtggtctctaagaccgcacctccctgttaagtgtcccagtgataaaaaAGACTTAGctgatggcgctaaaacttgagccccgaaatatcatccaatttactgatcctattatgaagcagtgtcccagacacttttaaatgaagcagaaagtgattttagtgttaaggataattgtacagaagagtttttcgatgaaagttcgcatacaactgattctgatatatatgttcaaacataattaatttttctagtgataatgtattttgaaaaatttataaaatatattaatataccaagagatatatatatacagaatttataggttcatttttatattagttcttaacctgtatgtttaaaatgccctagaataccgtgctatgaaagtcacacaacccgataaaaaaagggccaattttacccttgtaatttttttttatttttcatataattgttgaattttacattatattgtctccCATATagcttcatatactgtaaaaataaatatgatttaaaaagtaaaatgtattttcaagaatattatttattgtaacatgtaatttgagaaaaaaatgtatgttccaacgcatttacttttttcaatgataatatattttgaaaaatttctaaaacatatctatttatcaagaaaaatatctgcaaaatatattggcagtttttcatactaatacattcattagaaaatttaatttgagtgtaaatgaaatgcggtctcgtggatcgcacctccccagttaagggttaaatagaaagtaaattaaattatataagttatggaaaaaatatgaagtaatgTATACCTTGCTTGTAATATTCTGTTATCTACATCATTAATGGCACTACTATGTGCTACTCGAAAAGCCCCCATAAAACTGGTTCGTTTTTTGCGTAGTTTTTCgcactatataaaaaaatatataaaaatcatatcagcatacaacaaaattcaaaacatcaGAGAGAAACTGACTTTTCACAAAATACCATGGGTTTCATCTgcattaaaagaatgaaataaaatgtacattgtacaaacaaaaaaatatagatcCTTATCTAAATTAGGGTAAACTAGATGTCAAGTTATCATACAAAtgtgtttaattgttataattcatATATGATCCATATATCAACCTAAATTTCAAGAGAAACTCAAAGCCAAATCTGTAATATAAGAATCAGTTTGCATAGTTATGAAAAAGAAAGTCATAGCTATGGCGATATGAAGTTAAGTCAGCGAAAAATTTTCTGCCTTAAGAAGGTAAAAGTAACTTAAAAACACACATAACTCCACATAGGTTAGCAGCAGAAATAATGTTTGAAGTAGAAATGTAGCAAGTTTTCCTTTCATCAAATACATGTATGAAAACATCAATGGTTTTTAGTGTTTATGTTTGTTATGATTTAAAGTAAATCACTGTAACTAAATATACTGTAACAGCAAAATAATggttaataatttctaaaactcagactaaaaatcttaatttttaagtaatatttaatacaaaatgccCATTTTACATAATTAAGATTCTATTCCAATCATAAGCAAAACAAAAGCGGAATACCTATCAAAtcaatagaaatttcaataattcacatttactaaatttaaaatatttttttttaaaaaaaattccgatttgCTATTTTGTACTATACatcacaatttcaattttaatacagtatcaataaatttatatagcacagagatcataaaatatatgtttaaaataccaAGTTTCACTTATGTAAAACAttggtttcattttaaaaatttctttttcatgtatATAAGATATCATCTTTTGTCTCCAGTCGAATCATAGATATGttgatataacataaaaaaaaaaggataattttattactgtaaatCATAATCATAACTTAAAAACATTCACTAGAACGATTTACTTACACCTTCCTTAGCAGCAATAAGTTGTTTTTCAGCAGCtgctttcttttcattataatgcTGTAACTCCAATTCGTGAGTCAATTGAAGCCAATGCTGCAATGTTGGAGAAGGCATCCAGTTTTTTGCATGTAAAGCTCGCTCAGCACATCTTAGATCTTCAATCACATCTCTTAGTTCCTGTTCCAATTTCTGAATTTTCGTTTGGCTTCCATCCAAATTTCCAGATGAATCTTGTCGTGTAAGCTTCAAAAATacaggaaacataaaataaaattatgcataacttctaattaaaacaaagcaaatacccccaaaaaatatttacttttacaatTGTCTTTTCATCTTGAAGCCTACGTTCAAGATCTCTTTTTTCTGTAGTTGCCCTTTCTTGCTCAAGTTTTGCTTTATCTagtctgaaagaaataaaaatttccaatttaaaaaaaatgataaaaacaattattatacacttgaacaaaagtaaaattttgaaatatataatttttcaatagtttttgaataTCCATCATgagaaacgaaaaaaatattttaacttgtatCGGATTTACACATGCCAGATAACACACATAAAAAAGGATATGATTAATATACTCTAATCAAAGAAAAGTACATGGTGAGCAACTGCAACTTTAAAATATTCACCGCTACATTAATACAATAAACTACAATGAACAACAGCACGTGGTTAGAGCATAatctaataaacaaaaaattagttattccacagaggcggcggcagagatttgccgacgagGGGGCAAGGCAActccgacaggggggcaagcgcaatttctcttatttggcttcaaaacaacacataataattaattctacgttaattaattacaatggttttattaattttacatttaattaacaaaaaggtattatttattcagtattattattttaaattaattattataatttcttttttcagatgCTGATTCTTGCTTTcactctaaaaatttataaagatatttgtaaaaaatattcccaattttttttcccctgaccaccaaaagattgtcaatatttgagtctattttttcATGAGACtcttaagatttaatttctctaatttatttcattccatattttgtatatagatagaaatacaAATTGTGATAGAATGACATGTCGTGATtaatgaacaaatgcatgctcttatcattttatatcagaagcaatatgaaatgattattgaaactaaattcaaaaagttttttttttttaaagaaactatttttagaaatccagaataataataataaaaaaatattcgatgttttcacaaaaaaaaaaaaaaaaaaaaaaaaaaaaacgtagttttctatctaaaataatttttgaataaggaATGGAACAACAAGCAGGAATTCAGATACATTTCGAATCCGTACAATGTATTTCGAATTAGTGCGTGGGCTcaacaaaaacttattttaattcgGTCATGAACAATTTAGAATacggaaaagatacaatgatgttgttTGTTATGAAGGttggaaaaaatgttttgcaaatatatgaatgaaatattttatacaagaaatgaaaaaggttcttgtgaaaaattgattacttaaacATTATATTCTTCATCTATGTATTCTTCagtatatatttaggcttaaccaaccaatgcattttattaggaAGCAATTATATCTTGAATAGAACTCCCCCATCTTCATTTTTAGTCATGCGTTCTTATGGTTAAGtacatcccccccccccgaagTTTTGCAAGTGAGCC is a genomic window containing:
- the LOC129960696 gene encoding stromal interaction molecule homolog isoform X2, whose amino-acid sequence is MLHTYSYFTSNHSFYIYVMNGKNIVFRLMFLFCLSLFLAGKVDNIEYPKKETDLKSTVSVKSDFKELKSWNCELLNACDDKLGFDAILTLHQRLDDDADGNIDIVESDEFFRDELNYKSGYERQKRFHRNDKHISVDELWLTWKSSEVHNWTVEETIQWLVSYVDLPQYAGNFKENSIDGTSLPRLAVNNMHFLSNLGIKDPIHKHKISLKAMDVVLFGPPRNNKYFKDVILALSIVLATVGCWFAYAQHKKSQSHLRKTMKDLESLQRAEESLRTLQEELDKAKLEQERATTEKRDLERRLQDEKTIVKLTRQDSSGNLDGSQTKIQKLEQELRDVIEDLRCAERALHAKNWMPSPTLQHWLQLTHELELQHYNEKKAAAEKQLIAAKEGCEKLRKKRTSFMGAFRVAHSSAINDVDNRILQARTALSEVTKDLQERLSRWKEIEMLCGFPIVNNPGIRQLEAILGTSMSVTTPTSVTPRVARRNSEGNITDDETLSVLETGVSARSITNIPIFCNQRSGYNIHLGSLRSIPSADLKTVASSNAILQRSNAFHYDPADIFEKERIQCSRENNLIGSGRPIFTVGESKDSGSQSFESMSRLHSQENNQDGSHMS
- the LOC129960696 gene encoding stromal interaction molecule homolog isoform X1; the encoded protein is MLHTYSYFTSNHSFYIYVMNGKNIVFRLMFLFCLSLFLAGKVDNIEYPKKETDLKSTVSVKSDFKELKSWNCELLNACDDKLGFDAILTLHQRLDDDADGNIDIVESDEFFRDELNYKSGYERQKRFHRNDKHISVDELWLTWKSSEVHNWTVEETIQWLVSYVDLPQYAGNFKENSIDGTSLPRLAVNNMHFLSNLGIKDPIHKHKISLKAMDVVLFGPPRNNKYFKDVILALSIVLATVGCWFAYAQHKKSQSHLRKTMKDLESLQRAEESLRTLQEELDKAKLEQERATTEKRDLERRLQDEKTIVKLTRQDSSGNLDGSQTKIQKLEQELRDVIEDLRCAERALHAKNWMPSPTLQHWLQLTHELELQHYNEKKAAAEKQLIAAKEGCEKLRKKRTSFMGAFRVAHSSAINDVDNRILQARTALSEVTKDLQERLSRWKEIEMLCGFPIVNNPGIRQLEAILGTSMSVTTPTSVTPRVARRNSEGNITDDETLSVLETGVSAIQHLVHNSATLFLAPLPSTHLSNFPSFNNCPSRSSPCQDDTFSLYQSGYLSFAQCDQSTDDGSITNIPIFCNQRSGYNIHLGSLRSIPSADLKTVASSNAILQRSNAFHYDPADIFEKERIQCSRENNLIGSGRPIFTVGESKDSGSQSFESMSRLHSQENNQDGSHMS